GTGGACCAGCCGACCGACACCCGGACGGACCGGTCGGCGTCGACGCCCATGGCGGCCAGCACGGGGGAGGGTTCCAGGGACTCCGACGAGCAGGCCGATCCGGAATGGACGGCTATCCCCGCCTGGTCGAGGGCCAGCACCACCGCCTCGGCCTCCACGCCCCCCACGCCGAGACAGACGATGTGCGGCGCCCGGTGGTCGGGACCGGCGACGGGATCTCCGTAGACCTCGACGGCGTCCACCTCCCGAGCGAGGTCCAGCACCCGGGCCGACCGAGCAGCCGCCGCGTCCGACTCGGCCCCGAGGCCGGCGGCAGCCAGATTCGTCGCCGCCACGCCGAAGCCAACCAGCGCCGGAACGTTCTCCATGCCGCCCCGGCGGGCCCGCTCCTGGTCACCCCCCACGACCAACGGGTCGAAGCGCAGCCCCCGCCTCACCACCAGGGCGCCGGCGCCCTTCGGGCCCCCGAGCTTGTGGGCGGACACCGACATGAGGTCGGCGCCGCACGCCCCGAAGTCCACATCGACGTGGCCGCACCCGGCGGCGGCGTCCACGTGGACCAGGGCACCAAGGGAGTGGGCGGCCTCGACGACCTCGGCTACGGGCTGGACGGTGCCGACCTCGTGGTTGGCCCACTGGCAGTGCACCAGGGCCACGGCCCCGTGCTCGGAGCGGGCCCGCGCCCCGGAGTCGAGCACCGCCTGGGGGTGGATCCGGCCCAGCCGGTCGACGGGCACCTCGACCACAGGGGCCATGCGCCCGGATGCGTCCCGCACGGCCGAGTGCTCGACG
Above is a genomic segment from Acidimicrobiales bacterium containing:
- a CDS encoding cysteine desulfurase family protein, yielding MRRRPGHGPGDAGRSLRGHRPDHGGQPGAGRHRLRHRRLTDPTAAGALAAAHRHYLDHASTSPARPEVVEAVAAWLTGPAAADPARVHTEGRMARVALEEAREAVAALVGARSREIVFTSGATEAINAAAWGACRDRPGAVLCAGVEHSAVRDASGRMAPVVEVPVDRLGRIHPQAVLDSGARARSEHGAVALVHCQWANHEVGTVQPVAEVVEAAHSLGALVHVDAAAGCGHVDVDFGACGADLMSVSAHKLGGPKGAGALVVRRGLRFDPLVVGGDQERARRGGMENVPALVGFGVAATNLAAAGLGAESDAAAARSARVLDLAREVDAVEVYGDPVAGPDHRAPHIVCLGVGGVEAEAVVLALDQAGIAVHSGSACSSESLEPSPVLAAMGVDADRSVRVSVGWSTTDPDIDALVAAFPDVVGRLRALGA